The following is a genomic window from Actinomadura rubteroloni.
CTTCGCGCAGCTCAAGGTGCTGCCCGCGTCCTGACCGTCACTCGGCGAACGGGCCGCCGATGAACGGGTGGTCCGGCCCGGAGACGGACGCCGCGTACTCCTCGGCGTCGTCCTCGGGCCGGTAGCCGAGCGCCCGCGCCTCGTCCAGGCCGAAGCAGCCGCGCGTGTTCGCGGACGCGCCCCAGACGATCCGGAACCCGGGGTCCGGCGCGGTGAGCAGCGCCTCGACCAGCCGCGCGCAGTCGCCCGGGGACAGCCAGGTCGACAGCGCGCGGCGGTCGCCGGGCCGTTCCTCGCAGGTGCCGATGCGCAGGCAGAGGACGTCCATTCCGTGCCGGTCGTGGTAGAGGCTGCCGAGGGCCTCGCCGGCGACCTTGCTGACGCCGTAGAACGTGTCCGGCCGGGGATAGAGGTAGTCGGGCGCGGGCGTGTCGGGCACCGGATGGAACCCGGCGGCGTGGTTGCTGCTCGCGAGCAGGACGCGCGGGACCCCGTTGCGCCGGGCGGCCTCCAGCACCGCGTACGTCCCGTGGATGTTGGTGTGGAGGATGCCCGGCCAGTCCGCCTCGTGCGGGATGCCGCCGAGATGGACGACGGCGGTCACGTCCCGGCACGCGGCGTCGAGAGCGTCCTGGTCGGTGACATCGGCCCGGACGATCTCCTCGCCGGGCGCCGGATCCGGGACCGGGACGACGTCCAGGAGCCGCAGGGCGCGGCCGGGCCGGGCCAGGCGCGGGCGCAGGAACCCGCCGATCCGCCCGGCCGCGCCGGTGATGAGAAGGCGTTCGCTCATGCCTCCGATTGTGCGCCGTGGATCAGTGCCCGCGGCGGAGCAGGTGGTCGGCGACCTTCGACGCGACCAGGTAGGCGTTCTGCGTCGACGTACCGAACGCCCCCGAGTTGGACGCGAGGTGCTGTTCGAGGGTCTGTCCCGGGTACGGCTGGTCGAAGTTGCTGGCCGTCCGCAGGTTCAGGTAGTGGTCGAGACGGCCGAAGCGCGCCAGGACGGCGGCGGTCGCGTTGTCCTCCATCTGGGTCGTGCAGTAGGTGCCCTTGCCCTTCGTCCACAGCCCGGTGATGTACTGCGCCTTCTCCGACAGCGTCTTGCCGGCCCACCAGTTGTCGCCGGTGACCGTGTCGCAGACCGCGACCTTGGGCAGCGTCCCGGCCTGGCCGGGGTAGTGGGCGCGTTCGGCGGCGGCGGTGGGGGTGTCGGTGAGCGTCATGTCCTTGGTGAGCCGGTAGGCGGTGTCGACCAGCGCGTCGTCGAGCTGGAAGACGTTCGTGCCGACGTTGCCGAGCTGGACGAACCCGTACGGGTGGCTCGGCGCCTCCTCCGGCGGCAGGTGGTGGCCGAGGTCGTAGTCCACGATGTAGTGCGCCCACGCCGCGAAGCCGAGCGTGCCGGTCTTCGGGGACGTCCCGGCGATCCCGGCGGTGATGAAGTACGCGCCGCGCAGGTCCAGGCGGCGGCTGGTCAGCACGGCCGTCATCGTGGCCGCCGTGTTGGCCTTGCCCTGCCCGGTCGTCACGACGCACAGGCCCGCGCGGTCGCAGTGCAGCGGGTCGGGGACGCCGTCCACGCGCACCGGGACGGGCAGCGACCGGTTCTTCAGCCAGGGCGCGGTCTCGCCGCCGAACATCGTGACGACGAGGACGCGGACCCGCGTCGGCCCGCCGCGCTCGGCGGCGTAGGACAGGGGGACGCCGCCGACGACGGCGAGCGCGGCGGCCAGGGCCGCCGCCAGGAGGAGGGAGAAACGACGCATGCGTGCTTTCCGATCGTGCTCGGGGAGAAGATCGCAGGTCACGCTAGGGAGCGCCGGACCGCCGTACGTTTCGCCGCCGTGACGATCCAGTTAACGGTATACCGTTAAGTCGGGCCGGATAGAGTGCCCGCGTGACGACCGGAGAGCGCGACTCGCTCCGCGACAGGGCGTACCGGACGCTCCGCGACCGCATCATCGAGGGCGGCCTGCGGCCCGGCGAACGGCTCGTCGAACGCGACCTTGCGGCCGGCCTCGGCGTCTCCCGGATCCCGCTGCGCGAGGCGCTGCGGCTGCTGGCCGCCGAGGGACTGGTCGTGCTCGTGCCCCGCCGGGGCGCGCTGGTCAGCCCGTTCACCCCCGCCGACGTCCGCGACCTGTTCGACGTCCGGCAGAGCCTGGAAGTCCTCGCGGCGCGCCTCGCCGCCGAACGCGCCGACGCCGACGGTCGCGAACGGCTGCGGCTGCGGCTCGTGGACAACCGCGCGGCGCTGCGCTCGGGCGACCGCGCCGCGATCTCCGCCGCGAACGCCGCGTTCCACGCCGAGGTGCTGGAGCTGTGCGGGAACGCGCTGCTCACCCTGGTCGTCCGGCCGCTGGACGCGCGGATGCGGTGGCTGTTCCGCCTCACCGCCGACCTCGACGAGGACCAGGACGCGCAGTGCGCCGAGCACGGCGGCCTGTACGCCGCCATAGCCGCCGGGGACGCCGCTCAGGCGGCCGACCTGGCGGAACGGCACGTCCTGCGGAACCGCGACGTGACGCTGCGGCTCGCCGAAAGCTGGTCCGTCCCCGCCGCCGACCCGCTGAAGATCACCCACACCCGCCGCCGCCGACCCGCCGAGTAGCCGACCAGGGACCTCAGCGGACGCGCGAGCGCGTCAACTGAGCGCCTAGGGACGAAGCCGAAGGCGAGCCCCCGGGCGGAAAGATCGCGAAGCGATGCGGCGCTCGCCCCGGGCACGGTCGCGCAGCGGGCCGGGGCTGGTAAACACTGCAGGATGAAGCGGACGGGGTGGGTGTGGCCCGGGGTGGCCGGGCTGGTGCTGGGGCTGCTGGCGCTCGGGCCGGGCCTCGCGCCGGGGTTCCTGCTCTCGTTCGACATGGTCTTCACGCCGGGTCCCCGGTTCTCGGCGATGACGTTCGGGCTGACCGGGACCGTCCCGCGCCATGTGCCGAGCGACGCGTTCGGCGTCGCGCTGGCGCACGTGCTGCCGGGGGACGTCGCGCAGAAGGCCGTCCTGCTCGGGATCTTCGTGCTGGCGTCGGTGGCGGCGGCGTCGCTCGTCCCGACGCGGCGGGTCGTGCCCCGGGTCGCGGCGGGCGCCGTCTACGCCTGGAACCCGTTCGTCGCCGAGCGGCTGCTGCTCGGGCACTGGGCGTTCCTGCTCGGGTACGCGGCGCTGCCGCTGGTCGCCGGGGCCGCCGCGCGCGCCGCCGAGCCGGGCGGCGGACGGCGGCTGACGCGTGCGCTCGTCCCCGCCGCGATCGGCGGGTTCGCCGGGGTCGCGGTCTCGGCGCTGGTCGCGGGCGCCGTCGTGCTGTGCCGTCCCGGACGGCGGCGGGGCCTGCCGAAGGCCGTCGCGGCGGTCGTCGTGCTCAGCCTGCCGTGGCTCGTGACGGGCTGGCTGCGGCCGAGCGGGATGCCGGGCGCGCCGGAGGGCGTCGGCGCGTTCGCGGCCCGCGCCGACACGCCGTTCGGCGCGCTCGGCAGCCTGTTCGCGCTCGGCGGGGCGTGGAACGCGGCGACCGTCCCGCCCGGCTACGGGGTGCCGCTGCTCGCGACCGTCTGGCTCGTCGTGGTCGTCGCGTCGGTCGTGGCGTTCGCGCGGACGCGCGTGGACTGGACGGCCGGGCTCGCCGTCGCGGCCGGTGCCGGGTACGTGCTCGCCGCGCTCGGCGTCGTCGCGGCCCCCCTGCTGCGCGGCCTGATCGGCGCCTGGCCGGGGTTCGCGGTGCTGCGCGACGGGCAGCAGTACGTCGCGCCGCTGGCCGTGGTCGTCGCGGTCGGGTTCGG
Proteins encoded in this region:
- a CDS encoding purine-nucleoside phosphorylase; protein product: MRRFSLLLAAALAAALAVVGGVPLSYAAERGGPTRVRVLVVTMFGGETAPWLKNRSLPVPVRVDGVPDPLHCDRAGLCVVTTGQGKANTAATMTAVLTSRRLDLRGAYFITAGIAGTSPKTGTLGFAAWAHYIVDYDLGHHLPPEEAPSHPYGFVQLGNVGTNVFQLDDALVDTAYRLTKDMTLTDTPTAAAERAHYPGQAGTLPKVAVCDTVTGDNWWAGKTLSEKAQYITGLWTKGKGTYCTTQMEDNATAAVLARFGRLDHYLNLRTASNFDQPYPGQTLEQHLASNSGAFGTSTQNAYLVASKVADHLLRRGH
- a CDS encoding NAD-dependent epimerase/dehydratase family protein, translated to MSERLLITGAAGRIGGFLRPRLARPGRALRLLDVVPVPDPAPGEEIVRADVTDQDALDAACRDVTAVVHLGGIPHEADWPGILHTNIHGTYAVLEAARRNGVPRVLLASSNHAAGFHPVPDTPAPDYLYPRPDTFYGVSKVAGEALGSLYHDRHGMDVLCLRIGTCEERPGDRRALSTWLSPGDCARLVEALLTAPDPGFRIVWGASANTRGCFGLDEARALGYRPEDDAEEYAASVSGPDHPFIGGPFAE
- a CDS encoding GntR family transcriptional regulator; translation: MTTGERDSLRDRAYRTLRDRIIEGGLRPGERLVERDLAAGLGVSRIPLREALRLLAAEGLVVLVPRRGALVSPFTPADVRDLFDVRQSLEVLAARLAAERADADGRERLRLRLVDNRAALRSGDRAAISAANAAFHAEVLELCGNALLTLVVRPLDARMRWLFRLTADLDEDQDAQCAEHGGLYAAIAAGDAAQAADLAERHVLRNRDVTLRLAESWSVPAADPLKITHTRRRRPAE